The Clostridia bacterium genomic interval GGAGACCGCTTTTTGAGCGTCCGTCGAGTAGGTGTAGGTGTTCGCCTTGGTGCGGGTCATTGCCGCGCCGGGGTAGGGGGCGTTCGTCGAATTATCCGAATAGGTGACGAAGATATTCGCGCGGCAGTTATCCGCTTCGAACCAAGTCACCGCCGAGGTGTCGAGCGTCAAAGCTCCCGTCCAAGCGTCCATCGAGGGGATCGAGATGGTGCGCGTCGTGCCGATGCTGTCGCGGTCGGTAGACTCGTTCCAGACGATATCGTTATTCGCAGGGTCGCAGCGCAGAAGTTTGAACTTGGAAACGGTCTTGTTCGGGTCAAGGGTCGCGTTCCAATCGATCGTGTAGGTCTCGCTGTCCGTTTCGGTCTTTACGAGCGCGGAAGCGGGTGTCGTAACTTCCGTTCCGTCGGTATACAGAATGTTGACGCGCGGGACGGCGCCGTTATCGGCAAAATTCGCCCAAGTGATCTTGAAGGTCAAAGCATAGTAGGGCGTGCGTTTCGTCGAAGCGATGTCGGAGAGCGCGCTTGAAGCAAGGGCGATCGTGTGATTCGCGGGGATATTCGCCGCCGCGATCGCCGCCGTCTGGTTATACATATAGGTGCCCGCGTTATTCATACGGACGATCTGCACGGAAGAGATCGTCTTCGTCAGATCCGTTTGGACGGTATAGACGTTCGCCGCGGCGCGGGTCATCGCCGCGCCGGGGTAGGGAGCGTTCGTCGATTCGTCCGAATAAGTAATAACGATATGCGCGCGGCAATCATTGTCTTCGAACCAAGTCACCGCGGACGTGTTGACGGTCAGCAATCCTTCCCAAGGATAATCTTCCGTCCAAGCGCCGTTTTTATAGTAAGGAGTCGAGAAATCAAGGGTCAGATCGTTCGTCTTGTTATTCTGATTCGAACCGTTCGAGAAGATGACGTTTACGGCTTTGGTGTTGACCGAGACGGAGAACCATTTCTCGTGTCCGCTGACTGCGGTCATCGCCGTTCCGGGGAAGGCTTCGAGGTAATTTACCGTGTTTGCGCCCGATCCGCTCCAAGCGTAGGCTTTGACGGAAGGCCAATTGTTTTCGTTATAGTAGTAGATCGTCTCGAAGGTGTCGGGAACGACGGTCGAGGTCATCGAAGAAACGGCGATGACGCGCGACGCGCCGATATCGCTCGGCGTAAAGGAGTCGGATTCGTGGAGGACCGTGTCGGGAGCGGACGAACTGCAACGGAGAAGTTTGAAGGAAGAGATCGTCTTATTCGCGTCGATCGCATTATTCCAGTGGATCGTGTAGACGTTCGCGTCGGCTTCGGTCTTTACGAGGGATCCCGCGGCGGTCGTTACGGACGAGCTGTCTCCGTAAAGGATCTGCACGCGGAGGACCGAGCCGCTTTGGACGTACTCGCTCCAAGTGACGTTGAAGGTCAAGGCGCAAGACGGAGTGCGTTCGTTCGTGGGGATCTCCGTAAGGTCGGTTTCCGCGAGGACGTATTTATGAGAGAATCGATAAGGCAGGTTCGAGGTCTTATTATAGAGATAGGTTCCCGCGTTGTTCGTGCGGATGAACGCGATCGAGGAGACCGCCTTCGCGGGATCCGTCGAGTAGGAGTATGTATTTGCGGAAGATCTCGTCATCGCTTCGCCTGGGTAAGCGGCGTTCGTCGTGTTGTCCGAATAGGTGACGAAGATATGTGCGCGGCAGTTATCCGTCTCGAACCAAGACACGGAGGAAGTATTCAGCGTTAGGGCGCCCGTCCAAGCGCTCATCGAAGAGACGGTAGTTATGCGCGACTCGGGAAGATTGCGTTCGGACGATTCGTTCCAAACGATATCGTTGTTCGTCGGGTCGCAGCGCAGGAGCTTTACTTTGGAGACCGTCTTGTTCGGATCGACGATCGCGTCAAAGTTCATCGTGTAGGTCTCGCTGCTCGTTTCGGTCTTGGAGAGAGCGGAAGCGGGCGTCGTGAGCTCCGTTCCGTCGGTGTATTGAATATTGACGCGTGGGACGGCGCCGTCTGCGGAGAACGTCTGATCCCAAGTTACCTTGAAGGTCAAAGCATAGTAGGGCGTGCGGTTCGACGTCGAAATGTTGGAGAGCGCGTTCGAAGCGAGCGTGATCGTGTGATCCGCGGGGATGTTCGCCGCCGCGATCGCCGTCTGGTTGTACATATAGGTGCCCGCGTTGTTCATTCGGACGATCTGCACGGAAGAGATCGTCTTGGTTTCGTCCGTGAGATAGGTGTAAACGCCCGCGGAGACTCTCGTCATCGCCGCGCCGGGGTAGGGAGCGTTCGTCGATTCGTCCGAATAGGTGACGGTGATAAAGGCGCGGCAGTCGTCGTCTTCAAACCAGGTGATTTGGGAAGTATTTACCGTGAGCGTTCCGTCCCACGGGAAGTCCGCCGTCCAAACGCCGTACTTATAGTAAGGCGTGGCGAAATCGAGGGTCAGATCGCTCGTCTTGTCGGTTTGATCCGAGCCGTTCGAGAAGATAATGCTTTCGGCTTTGGTGTTGACCGAAGCGGAGAACCAACCGCTATGCCCGCTGACGGCGGTCATCGCCGTTCCGGGGAAGGCTTCGAGGTAATCTACCGTGCTTGCGTCCGATCCGCTCCAAGCGTAGGCTTTGACGGTCGACCAACCGTTCGAGTTATAATAGTAAATCGTCTCGAACGTGTCGGGGATGACGGGTTCCGCCATCGAATCGACGGTAATGCGGCGCGAGGACGTGATATTCGCCGTCGTAAAGGATGAAGATTCTTGCAAGACGGTATCGGGATCCGTCGCGTCGCAGCGCAGAAGTTTGAAGGACGAGATCGTCTTGTTCGCGTCGATCGCGTTATTCCAATGGATCGTGTAAGTATTCGAGTCGGCTTCGGTCTTTACGAGCGCGTTTGCGGCGGTCGTCACGGAAGTTTCGTCCGAATAGAAGATTCTGACTCGGAGGACGGAACCGCTCTCGGAGTACTCGCTCCAAGTGACGTTAAAGGTCAAGGCGTAATAGGGCGTGCGGTTGCTTGCCGCCATATCGTTGAATTTGCTTGATGTCAGGCTCAACGTGTGCGTTTCGGGGATCGAGGTGATGTTGCCCGTCTTGTGGTACATATAGGTGCCCGCATTGTTCATTTGAACGACGACGACTTTGGAAATCGTCTTCGCGGTGTCGGTTTGGACGGTGTAAACGCCCGCCGCCGTCCTTGTCATCGCGACCCCGGGGTAGAGGGCGTTCGTCGAATCGTCCGAATAGGTGACGGTGATAAAGGCGCGGCAGTCGTCGTCTTCGAACCAAGTGATCTTGGTAAGGTCGACGGTAAAGACGCCGTCCCACGGGAGATCCGCCGTCCAAACGCCGTTCTTATGGTAAGGCGTCGTGAAATCGAGGGTCAGGTCGCTCGTCTTGTCGGTTTGATCCGAGCCGTTCGAGAAGATAACGTTTTCGGCTTTGGTATTGACCGAAATGCTCCACCATCCGTCGTGTCCGCTGACGGCGGTCATCGTCGTTCCGGGGAAGGCTTCGAGGTAATCTACCGTGTTTGCGCCCGATCCGCTCCAAGCGTAGGCTTTGACGGACGACCAGCCGTTCGAGTTATAGTAGTAGATCGTCTCGAAAGTGTCGGGCGCGATGGGCGCGGACATCGAAGAGACGGTGAGAATGCGAGACGCGCCGATATTGCTCGTCGTAAAGGATTGGGATTCGTGGAGCACCGTGTCGGGATCTGTCGAATCGCAGCGCAGGAGCTTAAAGGACGAGATCGTCTTGTTCGCGTCGATCGCGTTATTCCAATGGATCGTGTAGGTGTTGCTGCTCGTTTCGGTCTTTGCGAAAGCACCCGCCGCCGTCGTTACGGAAGTTTCGTCGGAGTAAAGGATCTTCGCGCGGAGGACCGAGCCGCTCTGGGCGTACTCGCTCCAAGTGACGTTGAATGTCAAAGCGTAAGACGGGGTGCGTTCGTTCGCCGCGATCTCCGCAAGATCGGTTTCCGCGAAAGTGAATTTATGCGAGAAACGGTAAGGCAGACTCTCGGTCTTGTTGTAAAGATAGGTACCTGCGTTGTTCGTGCGGATAAACACGATCGAGGAGACTGCTTTCGAGGAATCCGTCGAATAGGTGTAGTTGTTCGCGGAAGATCTCGTCATCGCGACTCCGGGGTAGGCGGCGTTCGTCGAATTATCCGAATAGGTGACGAAGATATTCGCGCGGCAGTTATCCGTCTCGAACCAAGACACGGAGGAAGTATTCAGCGTTAGGGCGCCCGTCCAAGCGCTCATCGAAGAGACGGTAGTTATGCGCGACTCGGGAAGATTGCGCTCGGACGATTCGTTCCAAACGATATCGTTGTTCGTCGGATCACAGCGCAAGAGTTTGATCTTGGAGACCGTCTTGTTCGGATCGACGATCGCGTCAAAGTTCATCGTGTAGGTCTCGCTGTCCGCCTCGGTCTTAACGAGAGCGGAAGCCGCCGTCGTGAGTTCCGTTCCGTCCGCATAGAGAACGGTCGCGCGCGGAACTGCGCCGTCCGCCGCGAAGTCCGCCCAGGTTACCTTGAAGGTCAAAGCGTAGTAGGGCGTGCGATTGGAAACGGAGATCGTGCTGAACGCGCTTTCCGCGAGGGAGAGTTTGTGGCTGAACACGGCGGGCAAATTGCCGGTCTTGTTATACATATAGGTGCCCGCGCCGTTCATTCGGATGATGACGATCGAGGAGACCGCCTTCGCGGGATTCATCGAATAGGTGTAAGTATTCGCCTTGGTGCGCGTCATCGCCTCGCCGGGGTAGGCGGCGTTCGTCGTGCTGTCCGAATAGGTGACGAAGATGTTCGCGCGGCAGTTATCCGTCTCGAACCAAGAGACCGCGGAAGTGTCGAGCGTCAAGGCTCCCGACCAATCGTTCATCGTAGAGATCGTGGTATAGCGCGAGTTGGCGAGAGAGGTGCGATCCGGAGATTCGTTCCAGATGATATCGGGATTCGCGGGGTCGCAGCGGAGCAGGCGGAAGGACTTCATCGTCTTATTCGGATCGATGATGGCGTTCCAATTCATCGTGTAGGTGTTCGAATCGGTTTCCGTCTTGACGAGCTCCGAAGTCGAGGTCGTGTACTCCGAATTGTCGGTGTAAAGGATATTGACGCGAGGGACCGCGTTTCCTTCGCTGAAATTCGCCCAAGTAATTTTAAACGTGTACGCGTAGTAGGGCGTGCGGCTGTTTACTCCGATGTTCGTGAGGTTGCCCGCCGCGAGCGCGATCGTGTGATCCGCGGGGATGTTCGCCGCGGCGATCGTCGCTTTGTTATACATATAGGTGCCCGCGTTATTCATTCGGACGATCTGCACGGAAGAAATCGTCTTATCGGGATCCGTCTGCGTGGTGTATGTGTTCGCGGCGGAGCGCGTCATCGCGACTCCGGGGTAGGGCGCGTTCGTCGATTCGTCCGAATAGGTGACGGTGATAAAGGCGCGGCAATCGCTATCTTCGAACCAAGTAACGGCGGAAGTGTCGAGAGCGAGTGTTCCGTCCCACTTTTCAACGGCGGAGATCGAAACGGAAATCGGCGACGGCGCGGTCGAGAAGACGGCGTACGCTGCGCCGATCAGCGCGCAGCAAATTAAAAGCGCGGCAAGAAATAATACGGATTTGGTTAAAGTTCTGTTTCCCATGGGGCTCCTTTCTTCGGGGTTGATTCGACTCTCTTACGGTTGATTTTCGATCGGATCTTGTGTGACCGATACGCATGCGGCGAAGCAAGGAGAAGGAAAACCCTTCGGTCTGCGAAAAATCGCCGCCGTCCGCGGAAAAACGCGGAGCTTATATTATTTTACAACTTATACTGTATAAATTGCAATAGTAAGGCGAAAATGCATATATTTTATTCATTTTGTATAAAACGGCTGAATAATCGTTCCGCTTTGCGCGGCTCGTCGCAAAACGGGATGAGTGGCGAAAGGCTTTTCGGGAGCGGGGAAGAATAAAAAAACGCGGGACTTTTCATCCCGCGCTTTATGCGATCAATTCTTTTTCGAATCCTTGTCTTTTTCGTGCGTCTGCCGTTTTTGCTCGTACATCCGCTTATCGGCGACGCGCATCAGCTTCTTGAAGCTGTTTTCGTCCGATTCGGTCGCGTAAGCGTAGCCGACGGAAACGCTGATATGCTCGCGCTCGATCGCGAAATTGAAATGGTCCACGCGCGTCTTGATCTCTTCTTCGGAGCAATCGCGAAGGATCGCCGCGAATTCGTCGCCGCCGATGCGGTAGCAGTTGCCCGCGTTTCCTTTGCTGAAACACTCGCAAATGCAGGAGCCGGTGGTTTGGATGAGCTTATCGCCCGCGAGGTGACCTTGCGTGTCGTTTACGCGTTTCAAATAGTTTACGTCGAAAAGGATGACCGCCATCGGTCCGCCGCTTTCGTTTCTTTCGAGAAGGTTACATTCCAAGCTGTAACGGTTGGGCATCCCGGTCAACGCGTCGGTTTCGGCGGCGGAGCGCAGGATGGTTTCGAGTTTATTTCTGCGGAACAAAAGTTCGTTATACGCGCCCGCCATTAAGCGAAGCTCGCGGATCCCGCCTTGTTTTTTGAGGTTTTGGTCGGAAGCGATCAAGTTGCTGTATCTGCGGAGCGGCATAATGAGCCAATGGAAGAAGAAGATGAACGTAACGACCGAGATCGCGATGATCGCGATGATGACCGACCAAAGGGCGACGCGCAGTTTTTGGATGCGCTCTTCGCTCTCGACGGCGGATTTTGTGAATTCGTCCTGAATGGTCTTATTGCAATTCGTTGCGTTTTGGTTCAATAAAACCTTGGCGGAGCTGTAATTCGTATCGAGAATCAGCTGTTTCGCCGTCTCGATGCGTTGCGCGGGCGTCATCGCCTCTTCCTCTTCGGTCAGGGGGACGGAGGGGATCGCGGTCAGCGCGGGGATCGGGGGGAGCGCGTAGACGGAGCGCATCAAAGATAAAGCGTGGATTTGAAGGTCGATCAGCTCCTGCGCTTTTGCCGCCGCGTCGTTTAGAAAAGTCTGAACGGCGGAACTGACGTTATGCTGTTTGAATTGTTCGACGAAATAGGGGCCTCTGTGTTCCTCAATGGTAAGTTCGCCGCTGTATGCGATCAAATATCCGAAATTCAAGGTTCCGTCTTCGCTAACCGGCATCGAGATAAAAGCGGTCATCGTTTCGGAGAGTTTGCTCGCGCCCGCCTGCAATTCCGTGACTTGGTTTTGGTACGCGATCGATTGATTCA includes:
- a CDS encoding starch-binding protein — protein: MGNRTLTKSVLFLAALLICCALIGAAYAVFSTAPSPISVSISAVEKWDGTLALDTSAVTWFEDSDCRAFITVTYSDESTNAPYPGVAMTRSAANTYTTQTDPDKTISSVQIVRMNNAGTYMYNKATIAAANIPADHTIALAAGNLTNIGVNSRTPYYAYTFKITWANFSEGNAVPRVNILYTDNSEYTTSTSELVKTETDSNTYTMNWNAIIDPNKTMKSFRLLRCDPANPDIIWNESPDRTSLANSRYTTISTMNDWSGALTLDTSAVSWFETDNCRANIFVTYSDSTTNAAYPGEAMTRTKANTYTYSMNPAKAVSSIVIIRMNGAGTYMYNKTGNLPAVFSHKLSLAESAFSTISVSNRTPYYALTFKVTWADFAADGAVPRATVLYADGTELTTAASALVKTEADSETYTMNFDAIVDPNKTVSKIKLLRCDPTNNDIVWNESSERNLPESRITTVSSMSAWTGALTLNTSSVSWFETDNCRANIFVTYSDNSTNAAYPGVAMTRSSANNYTYSTDSSKAVSSIVFIRTNNAGTYLYNKTESLPYRFSHKFTFAETDLAEIAANERTPSYALTFNVTWSEYAQSGSVLRAKILYSDETSVTTAAGAFAKTETSSNTYTIHWNNAIDANKTISSFKLLRCDSTDPDTVLHESQSFTTSNIGASRILTVSSMSAPIAPDTFETIYYYNSNGWSSVKAYAWSGSGANTVDYLEAFPGTTMTAVSGHDGWWSISVNTKAENVIFSNGSDQTDKTSDLTLDFTTPYHKNGVWTADLPWDGVFTVDLTKITWFEDDDCRAFITVTYSDDSTNALYPGVAMTRTAAGVYTVQTDTAKTISKVVVVQMNNAGTYMYHKTGNITSIPETHTLSLTSSKFNDMAASNRTPYYALTFNVTWSEYSESGSVLRVRIFYSDETSVTTAANALVKTEADSNTYTIHWNNAIDANKTISSFKLLRCDATDPDTVLQESSSFTTANITSSRRITVDSMAEPVIPDTFETIYYYNSNGWSTVKAYAWSGSDASTVDYLEAFPGTAMTAVSGHSGWFSASVNTKAESIIFSNGSDQTDKTSDLTLDFATPYYKYGVWTADFPWDGTLTVNTSQITWFEDDDCRAFITVTYSDESTNAPYPGAAMTRVSAGVYTYLTDETKTISSVQIVRMNNAGTYMYNQTAIAAANIPADHTITLASNALSNISTSNRTPYYALTFKVTWDQTFSADGAVPRVNIQYTDGTELTTPASALSKTETSSETYTMNFDAIVDPNKTVSKVKLLRCDPTNNDIVWNESSERNLPESRITTVSSMSAWTGALTLNTSSVSWFETDNCRAHIFVTYSDNTTNAAYPGEAMTRSSANTYSYSTDPAKAVSSIAFIRTNNAGTYLYNKTSNLPYRFSHKYVLAETDLTEIPTNERTPSCALTFNVTWSEYVQSGSVLRVQILYGDSSSVTTAAGSLVKTEADANVYTIHWNNAIDANKTISSFKLLRCSSSAPDTVLHESDSFTPSDIGASRVIAVSSMTSTVVPDTFETIYYYNENNWPSVKAYAWSGSGANTVNYLEAFPGTAMTAVSGHEKWFSVSVNTKAVNVIFSNGSNQNNKTNDLTLDFSTPYYKNGAWTEDYPWEGLLTVNTSAVTWFEDNDCRAHIVITYSDESTNAPYPGAAMTRAAANVYTVQTDLTKTISSVQIVRMNNAGTYMYNQTAAIAAANIPANHTIALASSALSDIASTKRTPYYALTFKITWANFADNGAVPRVNILYTDGTEVTTPASALVKTETDSETYTIDWNATLDPNKTVSKFKLLRCDPANNDIVWNESTDRDSIGTTRTISIPSMDAWTGALTLDTSAVTWFEADNCRANIFVTYSDNSTNAPYPGAAMTRTKANTYTYSTDAQKAVSSVVIVRMNAAGTYMFNKTSSLPLGFTHKLTLSESDLTEISANERTPYYALTFKILWGGYTESGSVLRLAIDYTDSSSVTTDAGAFVKTETDGRTYTINWDSVRNLSKTVSSFKLLRCDETNVSTVLQESAAFTPSSIGSSRILSVASMSAPAGVDTFETIYYYNSNGWNSVKAYAWSGTSGNETKYLGDWAGTAMTAVGEHENWFSVSVNTKAEKIIFSNGSNQSQQTDDLTISFSSPYYKDGVWTADYPAESTTNTVYYHNENGWGSVYAYAWGDGNTPYLGGWPGTAMTADSTHTGWYFIDVDKRATQIIFSNNGSNQTGDLAISSCPTSPHQLVSHSAQPATCTSPGYAAYQTCSLCDYSTYAATPALGHDYVLTSTTPATCIEYAQDNYACSRCSDAFSSSAGGALGSHVYEAYTCKACQRDELLDYTTEFSSRGNNSSTLIEIGSIKELAMFLDYMVFNMITTNKYFSYPGATTSNYSSILESAMALMTAQTWVPNFYTMTSGSTIRYFRVNCADNADFSFSKVNTITPDDYDSRIYPQQDFLRIAPVGAARSGSFNDFPYLSRSNTVSVTTSDQLFYAFSHGYKPIPVSGSAAEAMLNIAKEINRSIITDQMTDVQKLYAILQWMVEEVGYDYGASDASDQASFEWAHCTAWSVEGVFIYKKAICDGIAKAVSILAGLEDIKCIRVIGDEHAWNRVWIDDGSGVKKWFVLDTTHANLESVIPTDSSNCEILNLESFLISDATKTDPLGYTADNYAESSCAAITQSNPFSFVHYGTAPASSSNDLVISSDAEFGDLIAVVLPQIQSASTVTFTFDFFIESSYCASLDTASSKVSSSLNSAGYSGRVYFIRETLTYGSATGHRFIILIVK
- a CDS encoding GGDEF domain-containing protein, which produces MKDKRTTKPDGFAANSFVVPLIVILTILYGTIVALVYDVNHATNRLTDSMNQSIAYQNQVTELQAGASKLSETMTAFISMPVSEDGTLNFGYLIAYSGELTIEEHRGPYFVEQFKQHNVSSAVQTFLNDAAAKAQELIDLQIHALSLMRSVYALPPIPALTAIPSVPLTEEEEAMTPAQRIETAKQLILDTNYSSAKVLLNQNATNCNKTIQDEFTKSAVESEERIQKLRVALWSVIIAIIAISVVTFIFFFHWLIMPLRRYSNLIASDQNLKKQGGIRELRLMAGAYNELLFRRNKLETILRSAAETDALTGMPNRYSLECNLLERNESGGPMAVILFDVNYLKRVNDTQGHLAGDKLIQTTGSCICECFSKGNAGNCYRIGGDEFAAILRDCSEEEIKTRVDHFNFAIEREHISVSVGYAYATESDENSFKKLMRVADKRMYEQKRQTHEKDKDSKKN